Proteins encoded by one window of Flavobacterium sp. N502540:
- a CDS encoding M14 family zinc carboxypeptidase produces the protein MKKIFFVAVLLLTISFSAFAQLKAPSEFIPNYGKQISYYHQVEEYFKYLTEQSQSIKKQKYGATNEQRDLNVYYISTPENLANLEQIRNNNLAAIGLSDKKTSGVENKIIVWLSFNVHGNEFAGTESALTVAYELLNPSNEATKQWLKNTIVILDPCINPDGYSRYGNWLREISGKKTHPGLYDREHMEVWPGGRYNHYLFDLNRDWAWQTQIESQQRIKLYNQWMPQVHTDVHEMSYNSPYFFPPAAEPLHEFIEQYQKDFYTVLGKNISQKFDKENWMYNTRERFDLFYPSYGDTYPTYNGAVGLTLEKGGIGAGREVTMENGSNVTIKDRLTQHAAAVLTVVESAASQKEVLLKGFRDFHINARKKAKGVYNTYVLKSNPKLEQLVELLQKNDVEFSYAEAPGSASGFHYQTKKNESFKIEPNDLIIKADQPRSVLTQVLFEPNQKLNDSLSYDITAWALPLAYGVDGYAVKNSVQIKTKNKIESAEKNIPESVYAFYVPWNNRTSAQVVSLLHQAGIKVRSAMKKAVFGTVTIEPGGLIISRADNPKITDFEKTVSNIIKVKTDFSFISTGFSTNSKDIGGENFTLLKAPKILMLSGKGVVSTEFGATWFYLDETVAYPVSIVETANLNRVKLYNYNTLILSDGSYDLAEDQKKQIDEWVKNGGKVIAMANAISLFQDRDGYALSLFASKEDKEKSEKEEKEIELKKRFLDFEGSERREISGSIPGAIIENKLDKTYPMAFGLGNTYFSLKSNERSFSLLKKAINVAYIPKDYLSYGFVGNDIRKKLNETVSFAVDKRGDGTVIYMMDNPLFRGFWENGILLFSNALFLVR, from the coding sequence ATGAAGAAAATATTCTTTGTAGCAGTTCTGCTGTTAACCATTTCTTTTTCTGCCTTTGCACAATTAAAAGCACCTTCAGAATTTATTCCGAATTACGGAAAACAAATTAGTTATTACCATCAGGTCGAAGAGTATTTTAAATATCTGACGGAACAATCGCAATCGATCAAAAAACAAAAATATGGCGCAACCAACGAACAGCGGGATCTGAATGTTTATTATATTTCGACTCCCGAAAACTTGGCAAATCTGGAACAAATCCGAAACAATAATTTGGCCGCCATTGGATTATCAGATAAAAAAACGAGTGGAGTTGAAAATAAAATTATTGTCTGGCTGAGTTTTAATGTTCATGGAAATGAGTTTGCCGGAACCGAAAGTGCATTAACCGTGGCCTACGAACTTTTGAATCCTTCAAATGAAGCCACAAAACAATGGCTCAAAAATACCATTGTAATTTTGGATCCGTGTATCAATCCCGACGGTTATTCCCGATATGGAAACTGGCTGAGAGAAATCTCAGGAAAAAAAACACATCCGGGTTTGTATGACAGAGAGCATATGGAAGTCTGGCCGGGCGGAAGATACAATCATTATCTTTTTGATTTGAATCGCGACTGGGCCTGGCAGACACAAATTGAATCACAGCAACGCATTAAATTGTACAATCAATGGATGCCACAGGTACATACCGATGTGCATGAAATGAGTTACAATTCACCTTATTTTTTCCCACCGGCGGCAGAGCCTCTGCATGAATTTATTGAACAATATCAAAAGGATTTTTATACAGTTTTAGGTAAAAATATCTCGCAGAAGTTTGACAAGGAAAACTGGATGTACAACACCAGAGAACGATTTGATTTGTTTTATCCGAGTTACGGAGATACCTATCCAACCTATAATGGAGCCGTAGGTCTTACGCTGGAAAAAGGCGGAATAGGTGCAGGACGTGAAGTAACCATGGAAAACGGCTCTAATGTTACCATAAAAGATCGTTTGACACAGCATGCAGCTGCAGTTTTGACTGTGGTAGAAAGCGCCGCTTCACAAAAAGAAGTATTGCTGAAAGGTTTTAGAGATTTTCATATCAATGCCCGTAAAAAAGCAAAAGGGGTTTACAATACGTATGTTTTGAAAAGTAATCCTAAACTGGAACAGCTGGTGGAGTTGCTTCAAAAGAATGATGTTGAATTTAGTTATGCGGAGGCGCCCGGAAGTGCCTCCGGATTTCATTACCAAACCAAGAAGAATGAGAGTTTTAAAATTGAGCCTAATGATTTGATTATTAAAGCAGATCAGCCAAGATCGGTTTTAACACAGGTATTGTTTGAACCCAATCAGAAATTAAATGACAGTTTATCGTATGACATTACTGCCTGGGCACTTCCTTTAGCTTATGGTGTTGACGGTTATGCGGTCAAAAATAGTGTTCAGATTAAAACAAAGAATAAAATAGAGTCTGCAGAAAAAAACATTCCGGAATCCGTTTATGCCTTTTATGTTCCGTGGAATAATAGAACGTCGGCACAAGTTGTTTCTTTGCTGCATCAGGCGGGAATTAAAGTTCGTTCGGCCATGAAAAAAGCAGTTTTCGGAACTGTTACGATCGAGCCGGGGGGATTAATTATCAGCAGAGCCGATAACCCAAAAATTACAGATTTTGAAAAGACAGTCAGCAATATTATCAAAGTCAAAACCGATTTTAGTTTTATCAGTACAGGATTTTCGACTAATTCTAAAGATATCGGAGGGGAGAATTTTACGTTGCTTAAAGCGCCAAAAATACTAATGTTGTCCGGAAAAGGAGTAGTTTCAACCGAGTTTGGAGCGACATGGTTTTATCTGGATGAAACCGTTGCTTATCCGGTGAGTATTGTAGAAACGGCAAATTTAAACAGAGTTAAATTGTACAACTATAATACTTTGATTCTTTCAGACGGTAGCTATGACCTGGCGGAAGATCAAAAAAAACAAATCGATGAATGGGTGAAAAATGGCGGAAAAGTTATTGCCATGGCCAATGCAATTTCATTGTTTCAGGACCGTGACGGGTATGCTTTGAGTTTGTTTGCAAGTAAAGAAGATAAAGAAAAATCAGAAAAAGAAGAGAAAGAGATCGAACTTAAAAAGCGTTTTCTGGACTTTGAAGGTTCTGAGCGAAGAGAAATCTCGGGTTCGATTCCCGGTGCAATAATCGAAAATAAACTCGACAAAACCTATCCAATGGCTTTCGGCTTGGGGAATACGTATTTCAGTCTTAAAAGTAACGAAAGATCATTTTCATTACTAAAAAAGGCAATCAATGTGGCGTACATTCCGAAAGATTATTTAAGCTATGGATTTGTAGGTAATGATATTAGAAAAAAACTGAACGAAACCGTAAGTTTTGCTGTAGACAAAAGAGGGGATGGAACCGTAATTTATATGATGGATAATCCGCTTTTCAGAGGTTTTTGGGAAAATGGAATTTTGTTATTCAGCAATGCTCTTTTCCTGGTTCGTTAA
- a CDS encoding DUF6620 family protein, producing the protein MFKKLFGALTGDNKQENQNYEAQTSSNNYENNYEDNYQETEYDPETLHGTHYSVEDFDNEVAERAEAWITDERSSGENLDEKDVQNIYFNYRREVYTEWNNCDSDQMIRFEHANSLKYSGVQVSGFVKVEDNNPFLEPVHGVDLRTYTAMCLKISAGIDYLEVCKAMGFEPAVWEELNTIWPQRMGEDTSFTVTTLFGQYYAENVTVPQLENLKAETSEEGAANLERIRTDRYFYEELAGARQAAYEYGIDGAQWILENFGINLADFQSVAMQWMTEQNQNWNSEDINEFFNYQQEKQKEYAAKFAAEQGGNIADDVNF; encoded by the coding sequence ATGTTTAAAAAACTTTTTGGAGCCTTAACCGGAGACAACAAACAGGAAAATCAAAATTATGAAGCCCAAACTTCAAGCAATAATTATGAAAATAATTATGAAGATAACTATCAGGAAACAGAATATGATCCCGAAACTTTACACGGCACACATTATTCTGTTGAGGATTTCGACAATGAAGTAGCGGAAAGAGCTGAAGCATGGATCACAGACGAACGTTCAAGTGGAGAAAATCTTGACGAAAAAGACGTTCAAAATATCTACTTTAATTACAGAAGAGAAGTATATACGGAATGGAACAACTGCGATTCAGACCAAATGATTCGTTTTGAACATGCTAATTCTTTAAAATACAGTGGAGTTCAGGTTTCAGGATTTGTAAAAGTAGAGGACAATAATCCTTTTCTAGAGCCAGTACATGGAGTAGATTTAAGAACTTATACTGCAATGTGTCTTAAAATAAGCGCCGGAATAGATTATCTTGAAGTGTGCAAAGCGATGGGATTTGAACCCGCAGTTTGGGAAGAACTAAATACTATCTGGCCACAGCGTATGGGTGAAGATACTTCGTTTACTGTTACTACTTTATTTGGCCAATATTATGCCGAAAATGTAACCGTACCACAATTAGAGAATCTGAAAGCCGAAACTTCGGAAGAGGGAGCTGCTAATCTTGAAAGAATCAGAACGGATCGTTACTTCTACGAAGAACTTGCCGGAGCCAGACAGGCGGCTTACGAATACGGAATTGATGGTGCTCAGTGGATTCTGGAAAACTTCGGAATTAATTTAGCCGATTTCCAATCTGTTGCTATGCAATGGATGACCGAGCAAAATCAAAACTGGAACTCTGAAGACATTAACGAGTTCTTCAATTACCAACAAGAAAAACAAAAAGAGTATGCTGCTAAATTTGCTGCAGAACAAGGTGGAAACATTGCAGACGATGTGAATTTCTAA
- a CDS encoding TPM domain-containing protein has translation MKKIMLVFAFSFLLPPMVIAQTKAEIQDTFEKSTNYVNDFEKILTSSQIKNLSDFLKTGESKTKTKITIVTLSSIAPYTNLTDYSSDFEQYLVSKLKIDSSILIVLSKQLRQIQIQGMNKLRPKMSDQEIKDIVATYVIPELKKGDYYKALQEGSIQLIKKLE, from the coding sequence ATGAAAAAAATAATGCTCGTTTTTGCATTCTCTTTTCTTTTACCTCCAATGGTTATTGCACAAACCAAAGCCGAAATACAGGACACTTTTGAAAAATCTACTAATTATGTAAATGATTTTGAAAAAATCCTTACTTCAAGCCAGATCAAGAATTTGAGCGACTTTTTGAAAACCGGTGAAAGTAAAACTAAAACTAAAATCACTATTGTGACCCTCTCGTCAATAGCCCCATACACTAATCTTACGGATTACTCTTCCGATTTTGAACAATACCTGGTCTCTAAATTAAAAATAGATTCTTCAATTTTAATCGTTTTAAGCAAGCAACTGAGACAAATTCAAATTCAGGGGATGAATAAACTACGTCCTAAAATGAGTGATCAGGAAATTAAAGACATCGTAGCAACTTATGTAATTCCGGAACTAAAAAAAGGCGATTATTATAAAGCCCTACAGGAAGGTTCGATTCAGCTTATTAAAAAATTGGAATAA
- a CDS encoding arginase family protein, translating into MGNREYDDEYENEIRNSSATYLSLDHLRKQGILKSVQLFLSEIENKNLDGFWLHIDVDVLNDTIMPCVDSRTPGGLTYAEFNELTSMLFQSNLLTGLEITILDPDLDPTGQYTKEFVNHFSTTFNQHIHLGS; encoded by the coding sequence GTGGGAAACCGTGAATATGACGACGAGTATGAAAATGAAATTCGCAATTCATCTGCCACCTATCTTAGTTTGGATCACTTGAGAAAACAAGGTATTTTGAAAAGCGTACAATTATTTCTTTCGGAAATAGAAAATAAAAATCTCGATGGTTTCTGGCTGCATATTGATGTCGATGTTTTAAATGACACCATAATGCCTTGCGTCGACAGCAGAACTCCCGGCGGGCTTACTTATGCCGAATTTAATGAACTAACTTCAATGCTTTTTCAGAGCAATTTGTTAACCGGACTTGAAATTACCATTTTAGATCCTGATCTCGATCCTACCGGACAATACACCAAAGAGTTTGTAAATCACTTTTCGACTACTTTTAATCAACATATTCATTTAGGCTCCTGA
- a CDS encoding SRPBCC family protein, protein MSAANFTTVIIVDESPQEVFDAVTNVRGWWSEEIEGNSAKLNDEFDYHYEDIHRCKVKIIDVIPNQKIVWLVEKNYFKFTEDKTEWTGTHPTFEISEKDGKTELRFTHVGLVPEYECFEICRGAWTNYIGNSLLKLITTGKGEPNATGKPQTENEKKLSEKE, encoded by the coding sequence ATGAGTGCTGCAAATTTTACCACAGTTATAATCGTAGACGAGTCTCCACAGGAAGTTTTTGATGCCGTTACGAATGTTCGCGGTTGGTGGTCGGAAGAAATTGAAGGCAATAGTGCGAAACTAAACGATGAATTTGACTATCATTACGAAGATATCCATCGTTGTAAAGTAAAAATCATAGACGTAATTCCGAATCAGAAAATAGTCTGGTTAGTGGAAAAAAATTACTTCAAGTTTACAGAAGATAAAACGGAATGGACGGGAACTCATCCTACTTTTGAAATTTCGGAAAAAGACGGCAAAACCGAACTTCGTTTTACCCACGTGGGTTTGGTACCGGAATATGAATGTTTTGAAATTTGCAGAGGCGCCTGGACCAATTATATCGGAAATAGTTTGCTTAAACTAATTACAACCGGAAAAGGAGAACCAAACGCAACTGGAAAACCACAAACAGAAAACGAAAAAAAACTTTCTGAAAAAGAATAA
- a CDS encoding DUF2314 domain-containing protein produces the protein MMENTPTFFADGENPKMIEAYQKAQETFKYFWRELSWEYRRIIPGLDVACVKLAFMQEIDGETVVEHMWINDINFNGETIYGILVNQPNDLTNVTNGDEVQIPANQISDWLYAVQGKTYGAFTIHAMRSEMSEEERKEHDDAWGLEFGDYNDIQVVSDQKEKPENLVEHPMSKNMKESLIDFVKNNPEELSATDELGYTFLHRETIAGNKTSVEVLLESGADTKAKTSNGKTALDFAKQLNWEHLIPLLQ, from the coding sequence ATGATGGAAAACACACCTACCTTCTTTGCTGACGGAGAAAATCCAAAAATGATCGAAGCGTATCAAAAAGCACAGGAAACCTTTAAATATTTTTGGAGAGAATTATCATGGGAATACCGCCGAATAATTCCGGGACTGGACGTTGCCTGCGTAAAACTGGCTTTTATGCAAGAAATAGACGGTGAGACTGTAGTAGAGCATATGTGGATTAATGATATCAATTTTAACGGTGAAACCATTTATGGCATCTTAGTAAATCAACCTAACGATTTAACCAATGTTACTAATGGCGACGAAGTACAAATTCCGGCAAATCAAATAAGCGATTGGCTATATGCAGTTCAGGGCAAAACCTACGGAGCCTTTACAATACACGCGATGCGTTCAGAAATGAGTGAAGAGGAAAGAAAAGAACACGACGATGCCTGGGGCTTAGAGTTTGGAGATTACAACGATATTCAGGTTGTTTCAGATCAAAAAGAAAAACCGGAAAATCTTGTAGAACACCCAATGAGCAAAAACATGAAAGAAAGCCTTATTGATTTTGTCAAAAATAATCCCGAAGAACTTAGCGCGACAGATGAGCTTGGTTATACTTTTTTACATCGCGAAACCATTGCAGGAAATAAAACCTCTGTTGAAGTTTTACTGGAATCGGGAGCAGACACAAAAGCTAAGACCAGCAATGGCAAGACCGCCCTTGACTTTGCAAAACAATTGAACTGGGAACATTTAATTCCTTTATTGCAATAA
- a CDS encoding SPFH domain-containing protein has translation MTLPFIEIIEAATSDPNLLMWKFADEDKEIKNGAKLTVRESQQVMLLNEGQLADVYLPGLHTLSTENIPVLSKLKGWKYGFESPFKVDVYFFNTHQFINNKWGTPAPILLNDPQFGQIRIRAFGSFDIKIADVAKFFRQYAGTYRQLTIFELQNQLRDFVAPKFGEVLANENITVTDVAGNITQLGKKIEPYLKPYFEQFGIELTQFVITSVTLPEEVTAHYDKITNMNMVTDMDKFTKFNTATAIGDKGTALHEATQNALSMGILLNQLQQNKETSKEEIKDDLTSKLQKLKSLFDAGLIDEEEFKSKKTELLSQL, from the coding sequence ATGACATTACCTTTCATAGAAATAATAGAAGCTGCTACCAGTGATCCTAATTTACTAATGTGGAAATTCGCTGATGAAGACAAAGAAATCAAAAACGGCGCAAAACTAACCGTCCGCGAGAGTCAGCAAGTCATGCTTTTAAACGAAGGTCAGCTTGCGGATGTTTATTTACCCGGACTTCATACTTTGTCTACAGAAAATATTCCCGTCCTAAGCAAGCTCAAAGGCTGGAAATACGGTTTTGAAAGTCCGTTTAAAGTCGATGTTTATTTTTTCAATACGCATCAGTTTATCAATAACAAATGGGGAACTCCTGCCCCAATTCTTCTAAACGATCCTCAATTTGGACAAATCAGGATACGTGCTTTTGGAAGTTTTGATATTAAAATTGCAGATGTTGCCAAATTCTTTCGCCAATATGCCGGAACTTACAGACAGCTGACCATTTTTGAACTGCAAAATCAATTACGGGATTTTGTCGCTCCAAAATTTGGTGAAGTTTTAGCAAACGAAAACATAACTGTTACGGATGTTGCCGGAAACATAACGCAATTGGGCAAAAAAATAGAGCCTTATCTTAAACCTTATTTCGAGCAATTCGGAATTGAGCTGACTCAGTTCGTTATTACCAGCGTAACCTTACCGGAAGAAGTAACAGCACATTACGACAAAATCACCAACATGAATATGGTAACCGATATGGATAAATTTACCAAATTCAATACTGCAACTGCCATCGGCGATAAAGGAACGGCACTTCACGAGGCAACCCAAAATGCCTTAAGCATGGGGATTCTTTTAAATCAACTACAGCAGAATAAAGAGACTTCAAAAGAAGAAATAAAAGACGATCTGACCTCAAAACTTCAAAAACTAAAATCTTTGTTTGATGCCGGTTTAATTGATGAAGAGGAATTTAAATCGAAGAAAACAGAATTATTAAGTCAGTTGTAA
- a CDS encoding DUF1801 domain-containing protein: MNTAVQDYNNAQSSTDREICNRLAALIDENLTDAENKIWHAHPVWFLEGNPIVGYSKLKNDVRLLFWSGQSFDEEQLSNEGSFKAAEFRYTSTDQIIPSDIKRWLQKAREIQWDYKNIVKRKGVLIRLK; this comes from the coding sequence ATGAATACAGCGGTACAAGATTATAACAATGCACAAAGCAGCACTGATAGGGAAATCTGCAATCGGCTGGCTGCTTTAATCGACGAAAATCTGACGGATGCGGAGAATAAAATCTGGCACGCACATCCGGTTTGGTTTTTAGAAGGTAATCCTATTGTGGGCTACAGCAAACTAAAAAATGATGTTCGGTTATTGTTTTGGAGCGGTCAGTCTTTTGATGAAGAACAACTTAGCAATGAAGGCTCTTTCAAGGCTGCAGAATTTCGCTATACCTCAACCGATCAAATTATTCCATCAGATATAAAGCGCTGGCTTCAAAAAGCAAGAGAAATTCAGTGGGACTATAAAAACATTGTCAAGCGTAAAGGAGTGTTAATACGTCTGAAATAA
- a CDS encoding DUF2306 domain-containing protein, whose product MEKEQLIQILIYFHALFGGMALVSGFISLLSQKGKNTHKKLGKLFYYTMLLSAISAMIISVLPKHQSPFLFSIGIFSSYFVLTGYRALRFKKSDVNLKNDKIISGIMLATGLVMILYNPLVNQSINIVLTAFGLVGLIFSSRDLMLFKKKTRLKSVWLKLHLGKMLGGYISATTAFVVVNEFFPSFYGWFIPGTIGGFYIVYWMRKVDKKQTTVRIE is encoded by the coding sequence ATGGAGAAAGAACAACTAATACAAATACTCATCTATTTTCATGCTCTGTTTGGCGGTATGGCACTTGTTTCGGGATTTATATCGCTACTCTCTCAAAAAGGAAAAAACACGCATAAAAAACTGGGAAAGCTCTTTTATTACACCATGCTTCTGTCGGCCATAAGCGCCATGATTATTTCGGTACTGCCCAAACATCAAAGTCCCTTTTTATTTTCAATCGGAATTTTTAGTTCCTATTTTGTACTAACCGGCTACAGGGCTTTGCGCTTTAAAAAAAGCGATGTAAACCTTAAAAACGATAAAATCATTTCGGGAATTATGCTCGCTACGGGGCTTGTAATGATCCTCTACAATCCGTTAGTAAATCAATCCATCAATATTGTTTTAACCGCTTTTGGCCTCGTTGGACTGATTTTTTCAAGCAGGGATTTAATGCTTTTTAAAAAGAAAACCAGACTAAAAAGTGTGTGGCTAAAATTACATTTAGGAAAAATGCTTGGCGGTTATATCTCCGCCACCACCGCTTTTGTGGTTGTAAATGAGTTTTTCCCTAGTTTTTATGGTTGGTTTATCCCCGGAACAATTGGCGGATTCTATATTGTGTACTGGATGAGAAAAGTCGATAAAAAACAAACCACAGTAAGAATAGAATAG
- a CDS encoding helix-turn-helix domain-containing protein, whose translation MTRDILKKKIGQRIVELREKRGWSQSDLARACSKDRQAIEKLENGKVNPTIYTLLEIANVLGISLSKLLDF comes from the coding sequence ATGACACGAGATATATTAAAAAAGAAAATTGGTCAAAGGATTGTCGAACTTCGAGAAAAAAGAGGTTGGAGTCAATCTGACTTGGCAAGGGCTTGTAGTAAAGACCGCCAAGCCATTGAAAAACTTGAAAACGGAAAAGTTAATCCGACGATTTACACTTTGCTTGAAATTGCAAATGTTTTAGGAATTTCTTTGTCAAAGTTACTTGACTTTTAA
- a CDS encoding GNAT family N-acetyltransferase, translating to MEITAFRKSDYEPLRTLFLNERRRTFSWLDPSEFQLKDFDRDTRGELILVARQHEVPIGFISIWMKNYFVHHLYVDEQHQDEGIGTELLKAAIQKTKLPIRLKCLENNSKAVAFYLKKGFFATERGQSEHGGYILFELTESIK from the coding sequence ATGGAAATAACAGCCTTCCGAAAAAGCGACTACGAGCCTTTAAGAACTTTATTCTTAAACGAAAGACGGCGTACTTTTTCATGGCTTGACCCTTCTGAATTTCAACTAAAAGATTTTGACCGCGATACCAGAGGAGAACTGATTTTGGTTGCAAGACAGCATGAAGTTCCAATTGGGTTTATTTCGATCTGGATGAAGAATTATTTCGTTCACCATTTGTATGTTGACGAACAGCATCAGGATGAAGGCATAGGAACCGAATTATTGAAAGCGGCAATCCAAAAAACAAAACTGCCCATCCGATTAAAATGTTTAGAAAACAACTCCAAAGCCGTCGCTTTCTATCTCAAAAAAGGCTTTTTTGCCACCGAAAGAGGACAATCAGAACATGGAGGTTATATTTTGTTTGAATTGACAGAGAGTATAAAATAA
- a CDS encoding PhzF family isomerase — MKKRITYQIDSFTKEKFKGNPAGVVVNADGMSDYEMQQIARELNNSETAFLFAPDGPDCDGIIRYFTPNTEVPICGHATIAAMYAKAIEEKLDPCILRYKTKIGILPFEIIRKNDDYQIVMTQGSFELSAPFNETIAQKMVTALGLEKWEIDERCPIQIASTGHSKVMIGIKSRTKLNALTPNYTALASISKEINCNGYFVFTFDSDDKTILTYGRMFAPGIGINEDPVTGNANGPLGGYLIQNKIVAFNGTEFQFNGRQGEKIDRLGVIQVKVTIADNTPQLIQIKGDAVAAFRTEIEI; from the coding sequence ATGAAAAAACGCATAACTTATCAAATTGATTCTTTTACAAAAGAAAAATTCAAAGGAAATCCGGCAGGAGTTGTCGTAAATGCAGACGGAATGAGTGACTACGAGATGCAACAAATTGCCAGGGAATTAAACAACTCCGAAACGGCATTTCTTTTCGCTCCTGATGGCCCTGACTGTGATGGCATTATACGCTACTTTACCCCAAATACTGAAGTTCCGATTTGCGGACACGCTACAATTGCAGCAATGTATGCAAAAGCCATCGAAGAAAAGTTAGACCCCTGTATTTTAAGATACAAAACCAAAATTGGTATTCTCCCATTTGAAATCATCCGAAAAAATGACGATTACCAGATTGTAATGACGCAGGGAAGTTTTGAACTTAGTGCCCCTTTTAATGAAACGATCGCGCAAAAAATGGTAACTGCCTTAGGCCTTGAAAAATGGGAAATCGATGAAAGGTGCCCCATTCAAATTGCTTCTACAGGACATTCTAAAGTAATGATCGGCATCAAAAGCAGAACAAAACTAAACGCTTTAACGCCTAACTATACTGCTCTGGCCAGCATAAGTAAAGAGATCAACTGCAATGGTTATTTTGTTTTTACCTTTGATTCGGATGATAAAACTATTTTGACCTATGGTCGTATGTTTGCCCCCGGAATTGGCATAAACGAAGATCCGGTTACCGGAAACGCAAACGGACCTTTGGGCGGCTATTTGATTCAAAACAAAATTGTTGCTTTTAATGGTACTGAATTTCAGTTTAACGGAAGACAAGGAGAAAAAATAGATCGATTGGGAGTCATACAGGTTAAAGTTACAATTGCCGATAATACCCCACAATTGATTCAGATAAAAGGCGATGCCGTTGCTGCTTTCAGGACTGAAATAGAAATTTAG
- the lpdA gene encoding dihydrolipoyl dehydrogenase, giving the protein MKYDVIVLGSGPGGYVTAIRASQLGFKVAVVEKENLGGVCLNWGCIPTKALLKSAQVFDYLKHASDYGLKVSEFDKDFPAVVQRSRGVAEGMSKGVQFLMKKNKIDVIEGFGKLKPGKKLDVTDKDNKVTEYSADHIIIATGARSRELPNLPQDGVKVIGYRQAMTLPTQPKSMIIVGSGAIGVEFAHFYNSMGTDVTIVEFMPNVVPVEDEDISKQFERSLKKAGIKVMTNSSVERIDTTGAGVKAFVKTAKGEEVLEADIVLSAVGIKTNIENIGLEEVGIAVDRDKILVNAYNATNIPGYYAIGDVTPGQALAHVASAEGINCVEKIAGLHVDPIDYGNVPGCTYATPEIASVGLTEKQAKEKGYELKIGKFPFSASGKAKAAGTPDGFVKVIFDAKYGEWLGCHMIGAGVTDMIAEAVVARKLETTGHEILKSIHPHPTMSEAVMEAVADAYGEVIHL; this is encoded by the coding sequence ATGAAATACGACGTTATTGTTTTAGGAAGTGGTCCCGGTGGATATGTAACAGCTATTAGAGCTTCACAATTAGGCTTTAAAGTAGCTGTAGTTGAAAAGGAAAACTTAGGTGGTGTATGTTTAAACTGGGGATGTATCCCAACAAAAGCATTATTAAAATCAGCTCAGGTTTTTGATTATCTAAAACATGCTTCTGACTACGGATTGAAAGTTTCTGAGTTCGACAAAGATTTCCCGGCAGTGGTTCAACGTAGCCGTGGTGTTGCTGAAGGAATGAGCAAAGGAGTTCAATTCTTAATGAAAAAAAACAAAATTGACGTTATTGAAGGTTTTGGAAAACTAAAACCAGGTAAAAAACTTGACGTTACAGACAAAGACAATAAAGTTACTGAATATAGCGCTGATCATATTATCATCGCAACTGGTGCTCGCTCTCGTGAGTTACCAAACTTACCACAAGATGGCGTAAAAGTAATTGGTTACCGTCAGGCAATGACCTTACCAACTCAGCCAAAATCTATGATTATTGTAGGTTCAGGAGCAATTGGAGTTGAGTTCGCTCACTTCTACAACTCAATGGGAACTGATGTTACTATTGTAGAATTTATGCCAAATGTAGTTCCTGTAGAAGACGAAGATATCTCAAAGCAATTTGAAAGATCTTTGAAAAAAGCCGGAATTAAAGTAATGACCAACTCATCTGTTGAACGTATTGATACAACAGGTGCGGGAGTAAAAGCTTTTGTTAAAACTGCAAAAGGTGAAGAAGTTCTTGAAGCTGACATCGTACTTTCGGCAGTTGGAATCAAAACTAACATTGAAAACATCGGTTTAGAAGAAGTTGGAATCGCTGTTGACAGAGATAAAATCTTAGTAAACGCTTACAATGCAACTAATATCCCTGGATATTATGCAATTGGAGATGTTACTCCAGGACAAGCTTTAGCTCACGTGGCTTCTGCTGAAGGAATTAACTGTGTAGAAAAAATTGCAGGTTTACACGTAGACCCAATCGATTACGGAAACGTTCCGGGTTGTACGTATGCAACTCCAGAAATCGCTTCTGTAGGTTTAACTGAAAAACAAGCTAAAGAAAAAGGATACGAATTAAAAATTGGTAAATTCCCATTCTCAGCTTCAGGAAAAGCAAAAGCTGCCGGAACTCCAGACGGATTCGTAAAAGTAATCTTCGATGCTAAATACGGAGAATGGTTAGGATGCCACATGATTGGTGCAGGTGTTACCGATATGATTGCTGAAGCAGTTGTAGCCCGTAAACTTGAAACTACAGGTCATGAAATTCTTAAATCTATCCACCCTCACCCAACCATGAGTGAGGCTGTTATGGAAGCTGTAGCTGATGCTTACGGCGAAGTAATTCACTTGTAA